Proteins found in one Zea mays cultivar B73 chromosome 1, Zm-B73-REFERENCE-NAM-5.0, whole genome shotgun sequence genomic segment:
- the LOC100283648 gene encoding triose phosphate/phosphate translocator, non-green plastid,chloroplast yields MQSAAAFRPCPTRLLVSSPCRPLLSARPLRASAAGAVATRSSAVGPRGLGLGLLPASPDRDGKCRQRQVSCSAAGDAVAAPKAEEGGGLMKTLWLGSLFGLWYLFNIYFNIYNKQVLKVFPYPINITEVQFAVGTVAALFMWITGIIKRPKISGAQLVAILPLAIVHTMGNLFTNMSLGKVAVSFTHTIKAMEPFFSVILSAIFLGELPTIWVVSSLLPIVGGVALASLTEASFNWAGFWSAMASNVTFQSRNVLSKKLMVKKEESLDNLNLFSIITVMSFFLLAPVTFFTEGVKITPTFLQSAGLNVNQVLTRCLFAGLCFHAYQQVSYMILAMVSPVTHSVGNCVKRVVVIVTSVLFFRTPVSPINSLGTAIALAGVFLYSQLKRLKPKPKTA; encoded by the exons ATGCAGAGCGCCGCGGCTTTCCGGCCATGCCCCACTCGGCTGCTGGTGAGCAGCCCTTGTCGCCCCCTCCTCTCGGCCCGCCCGCTTCGTGCCTCCGCCGCTGGCGCCGTCGCTACCAGAAGCAGCGCCGTGGGCCCTCGCGGTCTGGGGCTCGGGCTGCTGCCAGCCTCGCCCGATCGGGATGGCAAGTGCCGCCAGCGACAGGTGTCATGCAGCGCGGCCGGGGATGCTGTGGCGGCCCCGAAGGCGGAAGAAGGAGGCGGGCTCATGAAGACGCTGTGGCTCGGCTCGCTCTTCGGCCTCTGGTACCTGTTCAACATCTACTTCAACATCTATAACAAGCAG GTACTCAAGGTTTTCCCATACCCTATAAACATCACAGAAGTTCAATTTGCTGTCGGAACTGTAGCAGCTCTGTTCATGTGGATCACTGGTATTATTAAGAGGCCAAAGATTTCTGGAGCACag CTTGTAGCCATCCTACCTCTGGCTATTGTTCATACTATGGGCAATCTCTTCACCAACATGAGCCTTGGGAAAGTTGCAGTGTCATTTACGCACACCATCAAGGCTATGGAGCCTTTCTTTTCTGTTATTCTTTCTGCAATTTTCCTTGGCGAG CTACCTACTATTTGGGTAGTATCTTCTCTTCTTCCAATTGTTGGTGGTGTTGCATTGGCATCTCTTACTGAGGCATCCTTTAACTG GGCTGGCTTTTGGAGTGCAATGGCTTCAAATGTTACCTTTCAATCCCGAAATGTATTGAGCAAGAAGCTCATGGTTAAGAAAGAG GAATCCTTGGACAACCTTAATCTCTTCTCTATCATTACAGTGATGTCATTTTTCCTTTTGGCCCCTGTTACCTTCTTTACAGAAGGTGTCAAAATTACTCCTACATTTTTGCAATCTGCT GGTCTGAATGTAAACCAAGTCCTTACAAGGTGTCTTTTCGCTGGACTGTGTTTCCATGCATACCAACAG GTGTCTTACATGATTTTGGCGATGGTGTCTCCTGTCACTCATTCTGTGGGCAACTGTGTTAAACGTGTTGTGGTCATTGTAACATCAGTGCTGTTCTTCAGGACACCTGTTTCTCCTATCAACTCTCTCG GTACTGCGATTGCACTTGCCGGAGTTTTCCTGTACTCACAGCTCAAGCGACTTAAGCCCAAGCCGAAGACGGCTTAA